From the Aquitalea magnusonii genome, one window contains:
- the cyoD gene encoding cytochrome o ubiquinol oxidase subunit IV, with amino-acid sequence MSQAHEHAADHGSVKSYLTGFVLAVILTAIPFWMVMSGSFTKQATVIGIFGFAVVQIIVHLKYFLHLNFTKDGKLNSFSFLFTAMIIVMLVGLSVWIISTADALMLR; translated from the coding sequence ATGAGCCAGGCACATGAACACGCCGCCGACCACGGCAGCGTAAAAAGCTACCTCACCGGCTTCGTGCTGGCTGTCATCCTCACCGCCATTCCGTTCTGGATGGTGATGAGCGGCAGCTTCACCAAGCAGGCCACCGTCATCGGCATCTTCGGCTTCGCCGTGGTGCAGATCATCGTGCACCTCAAGTACTTCCTGCATCTGAACTTCACCAAGGACGGCAAGCTCAACAGCTTCTCCTTCCTGTTCACCGCGATGATCATCGTGATGCTGGTTGGCCTGTCGGTGTGGATCATCTCCACCGCCGATGCGCTGATGCTGCGCTGA
- the cyoE gene encoding heme o synthase: MKLKRYLQVTKPGIIFGNLISTVGGFLLASQGRLDWTLLLATVVGLSLVVASGCAINNCIDRDIDARMARTQKRVLVTGDMSPKAALAHGFVLGVAGFVTLAIWTNVLALCCALFGFLIYVGVYSLYMKRKSVYGTLVGSLSGAVPPVAGYCAASGRFDSGAAILLLMFCLWQMPHSYAIAIFRFKDYEAAKIPVLPVVKGISEAKQQIVLYILAFAVATLLLVFYGYAGYGYLAVACATSLWWLKMALSGYKESTDDRVWARQVFFFSIITVTALSVMMAVDGQVPAHIGWML; this comes from the coding sequence ATGAAACTCAAGCGCTATTTGCAGGTGACCAAGCCGGGCATCATCTTCGGCAACCTCATCTCCACCGTGGGTGGTTTCTTGCTGGCATCGCAGGGTCGTCTGGACTGGACCCTGCTGCTGGCCACGGTGGTCGGCTTGTCGCTGGTGGTGGCCTCCGGCTGCGCCATCAACAACTGCATCGACCGCGATATCGACGCGCGCATGGCCCGCACCCAGAAACGGGTGCTGGTGACCGGTGACATGAGCCCCAAGGCGGCGCTGGCGCATGGTTTTGTGCTGGGTGTTGCCGGCTTTGTCACGCTGGCCATCTGGACCAATGTGCTGGCCTTGTGCTGTGCGCTGTTCGGTTTCCTGATCTATGTCGGCGTGTACAGCCTGTACATGAAGCGCAAGTCGGTATACGGCACCCTGGTGGGCAGCCTGTCCGGCGCAGTACCGCCGGTGGCGGGCTACTGTGCCGCCAGCGGCCGCTTTGACAGCGGTGCTGCCATCCTGCTGCTGATGTTCTGCCTGTGGCAGATGCCGCACTCCTACGCCATCGCCATCTTCCGCTTCAAGGACTACGAAGCGGCCAAGATTCCGGTGCTGCCGGTGGTGAAGGGCATTTCCGAGGCCAAGCAGCAGATCGTGCTGTACATCCTGGCTTTTGCTGTTGCCACCTTGCTGTTGGTGTTCTACGGCTATGCCGGTTATGGCTACCTGGCGGTAGCCTGTGCCACCAGCCTGTGGTGGCTGAAGATGGCGCTGTCAGGTTACAAGGAAAGCACCGATGACCGCGTCTGGGCGCGTCAGGTGTTCTTCTTCTCCATCATTACCGTCACCGCACTGTCGGTGATGATGGCGGTGGATGGTCAGGTACCGGCGCATATCGGCTGGATGCTGTAA
- a CDS encoding IS5 family transposase, whose translation MSKSAPPKYKTTNWKTYNAALKARGSLMIWLDRDMRWRGSAVGKRGRTPTFSDAAIQFCLKITCLFNLALRQAVGMVQSLLKLAGLDWLTPDYSTVCRRQKHLQVAIPCRPTTTGLHLLIDSTGIKMLGEGEWKTKKHGAEYRRQWRKVHLGIDAQTLEIRAMEVTDNRTGDATMLPELLSQTPAAEGLVTVTTDGAYDTRLCHAAIAERGAAAIIPPRRNGQLWKGISPGNQARNESLRSVKYLGRTLWKKWSGYHRRSLVETKMHCFKLLADRVKSRDFDRQVAELQICAAILNRFTALGTLQTVRMG comes from the coding sequence ATGAGCAAGTCCGCCCCGCCCAAATACAAGACCACCAACTGGAAGACCTACAATGCTGCGCTCAAGGCGCGTGGGTCGCTGATGATCTGGTTGGACCGTGACATGCGCTGGCGTGGCTCTGCGGTCGGCAAACGTGGACGGACACCGACTTTCAGCGATGCCGCCATTCAGTTCTGCTTGAAGATCACATGCCTGTTCAATCTTGCGCTCCGACAGGCCGTGGGTATGGTGCAAAGCCTGCTCAAACTGGCGGGGCTGGACTGGCTGACGCCGGACTACAGCACCGTGTGCCGGAGGCAAAAGCATTTGCAGGTGGCCATTCCTTGCCGGCCAACCACGACCGGGCTGCACCTGTTGATCGACAGCACTGGCATCAAGATGCTGGGTGAAGGCGAATGGAAAACGAAGAAACACGGCGCGGAGTACCGCCGTCAGTGGCGCAAGGTGCATTTGGGCATTGATGCGCAAACGCTGGAAATCCGGGCAATGGAAGTGACCGACAATCGCACTGGAGATGCCACGATGCTGCCAGAGCTGCTATCGCAAACTCCGGCGGCAGAGGGACTGGTGACAGTGACCACGGATGGGGCGTACGACACACGCCTATGTCACGCAGCGATTGCAGAGCGTGGAGCAGCAGCCATCATTCCCCCACGTCGAAACGGCCAACTCTGGAAAGGGATTTCACCGGGCAATCAGGCTCGCAATGAGTCACTACGCTCGGTGAAATATCTGGGGCGCACACTCTGGAAAAAGTGGAGCGGCTACCATCGCCGCAGTCTGGTCGAAACGAAGATGCACTGTTTCAAATTGCTGGCAGACCGGGTTAAGTCACGGGACTTTGACCGGCAGGTGGCGGAGCTTCAAATCTGTGCAGCGATTCTAAATCGCTTCACAGCACTGGGCACGCTGCAAACGGTCCGCATGGGATAA
- a CDS encoding type VI secretion system Vgr family protein yields MDFSSLLASFAAAFSQHQRLLTLQLDGGQIAAEQLLPHTLDGSEGVSQAYRYQLSCLSPDGNIELKSLLGVAARLGVLDADGSQVVRCGVVSRAELLGSDGGFAKYGLTIEPPFALLRLRRTSRVFQDLSVPDIVKQILAEHQANNPVFAQVQTLEFHTASANPRSYCLQYRESDFDFIVRLLHEEGYAWRFEHVDGEHPQVKLVVFDDAYSLPPAASERVRFHRSDATEEEDGLTDWSAARQVVSGAVALASFDYQPVSTQHSGDQSRIQQGRSGDALQSTLQDYDPQSLYYASDAEQLSQYAQRRQQAHDVQAKQFSGSGSVRSLLAGQWFRLDEHPLHEGDSSEQREFVVTGQTFRANNNLPGDLASSLRGLLGDSSTSNDSQNSSPFQTQITAQRRGIPLTPAYAHSTQAKPTSKGVQTATVVGPEGEEVHTDELGRIKVQFHWQRPDEHPGSGANLDDRSSCWLRVAMPSAGAGWGHQFIPRIGQEVLVDFIEGDIDRPVIVGVLYNGSHATPAFSGAGALPANKTLSGIKSKEHQGGQYNELLFDDTPGEVRAKLSSEAGKTQLNQGYLTHPRSNGKAQPRGEGFELRTDQHGAIRAGHGLLISTEAQNGASGKQLAREHAQSQLDAALSLSQSLGDTAAAQLADSMETGPDAINSDNGKDGNKDSGHLQHHAAALKAWEAGSNTDKDGKTAKDQAGQQPLLILSAPAGIASLTEQSHTLSAGTNLNLIAQRDANHTTGRRWLHNVGQHISLFVAGVKDKVALKLIAAKGKVQVQVQAQSDAMELTADKDMTITSCKERITIAAKEEILLTSGGGYIRLKGGNIEVHCPGTVSVKGGSHDLSGPTRIDFDPPILPTSRIHDEQFLVKDPTGKIMPYVNYRIELGSGRIVTGRTDGDGKTERIETAEPVSIKKILISL; encoded by the coding sequence ATGGACTTCTCCTCCCTGCTCGCCAGCTTCGCCGCCGCCTTTTCCCAGCACCAGCGCCTGCTCACCCTGCAGCTGGATGGCGGGCAGATCGCCGCCGAGCAGTTATTGCCACACACGCTGGATGGCAGCGAGGGGGTGTCGCAAGCCTATCGCTATCAGCTCAGTTGTTTGTCGCCGGATGGCAATATCGAGCTCAAGTCGCTGCTCGGTGTGGCCGCCCGCCTGGGGGTGCTGGATGCCGATGGCAGCCAGGTGGTGCGTTGCGGGGTGGTGTCACGGGCCGAGTTGCTGGGTTCGGATGGCGGTTTTGCCAAGTACGGCCTCACCATCGAGCCGCCGTTTGCGCTGCTGCGGCTGCGTCGTACGTCGCGGGTGTTTCAGGACTTGTCGGTGCCGGACATCGTCAAGCAGATCCTGGCCGAGCATCAGGCCAATAATCCGGTGTTTGCCCAGGTACAGACGCTGGAGTTTCACACTGCCTCCGCCAACCCGCGCAGTTACTGTTTGCAATACCGCGAGAGCGATTTCGACTTCATCGTGCGCCTGCTGCACGAAGAGGGTTACGCCTGGCGTTTCGAGCATGTCGATGGTGAGCATCCGCAGGTCAAGCTGGTGGTGTTTGATGATGCGTACAGCCTGCCGCCCGCCGCCAGTGAGCGGGTGCGCTTTCACCGCAGCGATGCCACCGAGGAAGAAGACGGCCTGACGGATTGGAGCGCCGCCCGTCAGGTGGTGTCCGGTGCGGTGGCGCTGGCCAGTTTCGATTACCAGCCGGTGAGCACCCAGCACAGCGGCGATCAGAGCCGCATCCAGCAAGGCCGCAGTGGCGATGCCTTGCAATCCACCCTGCAGGATTACGACCCGCAGTCGCTGTACTACGCCAGCGATGCCGAGCAACTGAGTCAGTATGCGCAGCGGCGTCAGCAGGCGCACGATGTGCAGGCCAAGCAATTCTCTGGCAGCGGCTCAGTACGCAGCCTGCTCGCTGGCCAATGGTTCCGCCTGGATGAACATCCGCTGCACGAGGGCGACAGCAGCGAGCAGCGTGAATTCGTGGTCACCGGCCAAACCTTCCGTGCCAACAACAATCTGCCGGGTGATCTGGCCAGCAGCCTGCGCGGCTTGCTGGGAGATAGCAGCACATCAAACGACAGCCAGAACAGCAGCCCCTTCCAGACCCAGATCACCGCCCAGCGCCGCGGCATTCCGCTCACCCCGGCTTATGCCCACAGCACGCAGGCCAAGCCGACATCTAAAGGTGTACAGACCGCCACCGTGGTGGGGCCCGAGGGGGAAGAAGTCCACACCGACGAGTTGGGCCGCATCAAGGTGCAGTTCCACTGGCAGCGGCCAGACGAACACCCCGGCAGCGGCGCCAATCTGGACGACCGCTCCTCCTGCTGGCTGCGCGTGGCCATGCCCAGCGCCGGGGCCGGCTGGGGCCACCAGTTCATCCCGCGCATCGGCCAGGAAGTGCTGGTCGACTTTATCGAAGGCGATATCGACCGCCCGGTGATTGTTGGCGTGCTGTACAACGGCAGCCACGCCACCCCGGCCTTCAGCGGTGCCGGCGCTTTGCCCGCCAACAAGACCCTGTCCGGCATCAAATCCAAAGAACACCAGGGCGGCCAGTACAACGAACTGCTGTTCGACGACACGCCCGGTGAAGTCCGCGCCAAGCTCAGTAGCGAAGCGGGCAAGACCCAGCTCAACCAGGGCTACCTCACCCACCCGCGCAGCAATGGCAAAGCCCAGCCGCGCGGCGAAGGCTTCGAACTACGCACCGACCAGCACGGCGCCATCCGCGCCGGCCACGGCCTGCTCATCAGCACCGAAGCGCAAAACGGCGCATCCGGCAAACAACTGGCGCGCGAGCATGCGCAAAGCCAGCTCGACGCCGCGCTCAGCCTCAGCCAAAGCCTGGGCGACACCGCCGCTGCACAACTGGCCGACAGCATGGAAACCGGGCCGGACGCCATCAACTCCGACAACGGCAAAGACGGCAACAAGGACAGCGGCCACCTGCAACACCACGCCGCCGCGCTCAAAGCCTGGGAAGCCGGCAGCAACACCGACAAAGACGGCAAGACGGCAAAAGACCAGGCCGGCCAACAGCCGCTGCTCATCCTGTCCGCCCCGGCCGGCATCGCCAGCCTGACCGAACAAAGCCACACCCTCAGCGCCGGCACCAACCTCAACCTCATCGCCCAACGCGACGCCAACCACACCACCGGCCGCCGCTGGCTGCACAACGTCGGCCAGCACATCAGCCTGTTTGTGGCCGGGGTGAAAGACAAAGTGGCGCTGAAACTGATCGCCGCCAAGGGCAAGGTGCAGGTGCAGGTGCAGGCGCAGAGTGATGCGATGGAACTGACGGCGGATAAGGATATGACGATTACCTCCTGCAAGGAGCGCATCACTATTGCAGCCAAAGAAGAGATTCTGCTGACCAGCGGTGGCGGCTATATCCGGCTGAAAGGCGGCAATATCGAAGTGCACTGCCCGGGGACAGTAAGCGTGAAGGGTGGCAGCCATGACCTAAGCGGGCCTACCCGAATAGATTTTGACCCCCCAATATTACCAACGAGTCGAATCCATGATGAGCAGTTTCTTGTAAAGGACCCCACTGGAAAAATTATGCCATATGTTAATTATAGAATTGAACTTGGTTCTGGCAGAATTGTGACTGGGCGTACTGATGGCGATGGGAAAACTGAAAGAATTGAAACAGCTGAGCCAGTAAGTATTAAGAAAATCTTGATTTCACTTTAG
- the dusA gene encoding tRNA dihydrouridine(20/20a) synthase DusA, with translation MLDWTDRHYRYFARQISRHTWLYTEMVTTGALLYGDVERHLRFDEAEHPVALQLGGSEPSELAQCARLAQQWGYDEVNLNVGCPSERVQKGAFGACLMAEPQLVADCVKAMRDVVDIDVTVKHRIGIDQIEHYDYLADFVDQVAAAGCNTFIVHARNAILKGLSPKENREIPPLKYDYVYRLKQERPELEILINGGVKTNAEIAEHLRHVDGVMVGREAYHNPWLMAGWDAAFYGDDSTAVSRQQVVDAMLPYIRARLAEGHKLRNIARHILGLFQGMPGARQWRRMLSDAKLLDGADEGLLLQALAAMPSRVPDAE, from the coding sequence ATGCTAGACTGGACTGACCGTCACTACCGCTACTTTGCCCGGCAAATCAGCCGCCACACCTGGCTGTATACCGAAATGGTCACCACCGGCGCGCTGCTGTATGGCGATGTGGAGCGGCATTTGCGCTTTGACGAAGCCGAACACCCGGTGGCCCTGCAACTGGGTGGCTCCGAGCCGTCCGAGCTGGCGCAGTGCGCGCGGCTGGCGCAACAGTGGGGTTATGACGAGGTCAACCTCAATGTCGGTTGCCCCTCCGAGCGGGTACAGAAGGGTGCGTTTGGTGCCTGCCTGATGGCCGAGCCGCAACTGGTGGCCGACTGCGTCAAGGCCATGCGCGATGTGGTAGACATTGACGTCACCGTCAAACACCGCATCGGCATCGACCAGATCGAGCATTATGACTATCTGGCCGATTTTGTTGATCAGGTGGCTGCAGCTGGTTGCAACACCTTTATCGTGCATGCGCGCAATGCCATCCTCAAGGGACTGAGCCCCAAGGAAAACCGCGAAATCCCGCCGCTCAAATACGACTACGTCTACCGCCTGAAACAGGAAAGACCTGAACTGGAAATCCTGATCAATGGCGGGGTAAAAACCAATGCCGAAATCGCCGAACACCTGCGCCATGTCGATGGCGTGATGGTGGGGCGCGAGGCCTATCACAACCCCTGGCTGATGGCCGGGTGGGATGCGGCGTTCTATGGCGATGACAGCACTGCCGTCAGCCGCCAGCAGGTGGTGGATGCCATGCTGCCTTATATTCGCGCCCGTCTGGCCGAGGGCCACAAGCTGCGTAATATTGCCCGCCATATACTGGGTCTGTTCCAGGGCATGCCGGGTGCGCGCCAATGGCGGCGGATGCTGTCCGATGCCAAGCTGTTGGATGGTGCCGACGAGGGCCTGCTGTTGCAGGCGCTGGCGGCCATGCCGTCCCGCGTGCCCGACGCCGAATAA
- the rdgB gene encoding RdgB/HAM1 family non-canonical purine NTP pyrophosphatase: MFDKLVLASNNAGKLREFSALLAPLGVTVIPQGQLNVPECPEPHYTFLENALEKARHASHVTGLPALADDSGICVEALGGKPGVLSARYAGEPKSDERNNAKLIEKLQGKDNRRAWYYCVLVLVRHADDPQPLVADGMWLGEVQDTAAGEGGFGYDPYFYLPEFGCTVAQLAAEDKNRVSHRGKAMQAMLSKLRELA; this comes from the coding sequence ATGTTCGACAAACTGGTACTCGCCAGCAATAACGCTGGCAAGCTGCGTGAATTTTCCGCCCTGCTGGCACCGCTGGGTGTCACCGTCATCCCGCAAGGGCAACTCAATGTGCCGGAATGCCCGGAGCCGCATTACACCTTTCTGGAAAATGCGCTGGAAAAGGCCCGTCATGCCAGCCATGTCACCGGCCTGCCGGCGCTGGCGGATGATTCCGGCATCTGCGTGGAAGCGCTGGGCGGCAAGCCCGGTGTGTTGTCGGCGCGCTATGCCGGCGAGCCCAAGTCGGACGAGCGCAATAACGCCAAGCTGATCGAAAAGCTGCAAGGTAAGGACAATCGCCGCGCCTGGTATTACTGCGTGCTGGTGCTGGTACGCCATGCCGACGACCCGCAACCGCTGGTAGCCGATGGCATGTGGCTGGGCGAAGTGCAGGATACCGCAGCAGGCGAGGGCGGTTTTGGCTACGACCCCTACTTCTACCTGCCCGAATTCGGCTGCACCGTCGCCCAGTTGGCGGCGGAGGACAAGAACCGTGTCAGCCATCGCGGCAAGGCCATGCAGGCCATGCTGAGCAAACTGCGTGAGCTGGCATGA
- the hemW gene encoding radical SAM family heme chaperone HemW, translating to MSVIDLSGLKGGLRELPPLSLYIHFPWCVRKCPYCDFNSHELKSSSGQSVQWNPQAGVASGGFDEMAYVETLLRDLEYSLPAIWGRSVSTIFMGGGTPSLCSAQAMDTLLAGIRARLRLSPEAEITMEANPGTFEAEKFRGYREAGINRLSIGIQSFNPQHLQVLGRIHDGDEARRAIDIALSCFDNVNLDLMYALPGQTLEQALQDIDTALSHGITHLSAYHLTIEPNTLYAVRTPQNLPDDEVSADMQDAIEARLAAAGFEHYETSAFARPGKRSRHNVNYWQFGDYLGIGAGAHGKISSHEGIVREMRHKQPAAYIQAVADGQPVQSSRKVKRDELPFEFMMNLLRLTGGFETRLFTERTGLPVSCIRNELQQAIQQGLLEQDATTIRPTLQGQRFLNDLLTLFLGDGDQ from the coding sequence ATGAGCGTGATTGACCTGTCCGGGCTGAAGGGCGGCCTGCGCGAACTGCCGCCGCTGTCGCTGTATATCCATTTCCCCTGGTGCGTGCGCAAATGCCCGTACTGCGATTTCAACTCGCACGAGCTGAAAAGCAGTAGCGGCCAGAGCGTACAGTGGAACCCGCAAGCTGGCGTCGCCAGCGGTGGTTTCGATGAAATGGCCTATGTGGAAACCCTGCTGCGCGATCTGGAATATAGCCTGCCCGCCATCTGGGGCCGCAGCGTCAGCACCATCTTCATGGGCGGTGGTACACCCAGCCTGTGTTCGGCGCAGGCCATGGACACCCTGCTGGCGGGCATTCGCGCCCGGCTGCGGCTGTCGCCGGAAGCCGAAATCACCATGGAAGCCAACCCCGGCACCTTCGAGGCGGAAAAATTCCGTGGCTACCGCGAAGCCGGCATCAACCGCCTGTCTATCGGCATCCAGAGCTTCAACCCGCAACACCTGCAAGTATTGGGGCGGATTCACGATGGTGACGAGGCGCGCCGTGCCATCGACATTGCGCTGTCCTGCTTCGACAACGTCAATCTGGACCTGATGTACGCCTTGCCCGGCCAGACGCTGGAACAGGCACTGCAGGATATCGACACCGCCTTGTCGCATGGCATCACCCATCTGTCGGCTTACCACCTCACCATCGAACCGAACACGCTGTACGCTGTGCGCACGCCGCAAAACCTGCCGGATGATGAAGTGTCCGCCGACATGCAGGATGCCATCGAAGCACGACTGGCCGCTGCCGGTTTCGAACATTATGAAACCTCGGCCTTTGCCCGGCCCGGCAAGCGCAGCCGTCATAACGTCAATTACTGGCAGTTTGGCGACTATCTGGGCATTGGTGCCGGCGCGCACGGCAAGATCAGCAGCCACGAAGGCATCGTGCGGGAAATGCGGCATAAGCAACCTGCGGCCTATATCCAGGCAGTGGCCGATGGCCAGCCGGTGCAAAGCAGCCGCAAGGTGAAGCGCGACGAGCTGCCGTTCGAGTTCATGATGAATCTGCTGCGGCTGACCGGCGGCTTTGAAACGCGGCTGTTCACCGAGCGTACCGGTTTGCCTGTATCCTGTATCCGCAATGAATTGCAGCAGGCCATCCAGCAAGGATTGCTGGAGCAGGATGCCACCACCATTCGCCCCACTTTGCAAGGGCAACGTTTTCTCAATGACCTGTTAACCCTGTTTCTCGGGGACGGAGATCAGTAA
- a CDS encoding RidA family protein produces the protein MTKEIIHTADAPAAIGAYSQAVKAGNTVYLSGQIPLDPATMTVVEGGFAAETHQVFKNLKAVCEAAGGSLDQIVKLNAYLTDLSNFATFNEIMGQYFSQPYPARAAVGVASLPKGVQVEAEAVLFLG, from the coding sequence ATGACCAAAGAAATCATCCACACTGCAGATGCACCGGCCGCTATCGGCGCTTACTCCCAGGCTGTGAAGGCTGGCAACACCGTTTACCTGTCCGGCCAGATTCCGCTGGACCCGGCCACCATGACCGTGGTGGAAGGTGGTTTTGCCGCCGAAACCCATCAGGTGTTCAAGAACCTGAAAGCCGTGTGCGAAGCCGCCGGTGGCAGCCTGGACCAGATCGTCAAGCTCAACGCTTACCTGACCGACCTGTCCAATTTCGCCACCTTCAACGAAATCATGGGTCAGTACTTCAGCCAGCCTTACCCGGCACGCGCCGCCGTTGGCGTGGCCAGCCTGCCCAAGGGCGTGCAGGTTGAAGCCGAAGCGGTATTGTTCCTGGGCTGA